From Apium graveolens cultivar Ventura chromosome 9, ASM990537v1, whole genome shotgun sequence, the proteins below share one genomic window:
- the LOC141687160 gene encoding disease resistance protein Roq1-like isoform X1, which yields MAGIRTFKDDHALERGQEISPSLLDAIRNSNMFIAVLSENYARSRWCLDELAEILKCDRTKNQVVPVFCYVDPSDIRHQKGSFRKALDCHKKRCSVDMIAKWKSALSVIAQLSGHHLIKEAYEKESDIIQKIVENVATRVFTTASHHEKLFGIDSAVEEIYQKLSMDCNDVRAIGICGMGGIGKTTIARNFYNENFNKFEIRCFNENCKQYSQGGTSLLPLEQLLNDLLRKKNYKVMDIEGKIRKLKQILHSKTALIILNDLDQTQSPELLASLSNFFSAGSRIIITTRDVNLLNKLKAVISKIDIYMVKALAKDDSLKLFSSHAFTKLCNSCWRSSISS from the exons GCTGGTATTCGAACATTCAAAGATGATCATGCACTTGAAAGGGGCCAAGAAATTTCACCCAGTCTACTTGATGCAATTAGAAATTCAAACATGTTTATTGCTGTTCTCTCAGAGAACTATGCCCGTTCACGATGGTGCCTTGACGAGCTTGCGGAGATCCTTAAGTGTGATAGAACGAAAAATCAGGTGGTTCCTGTATTTTGCTATGTTGATCCATCAGATATTCGGCACCAGAAAGGGAGTTTTAGGAAAGCTCTTGATTGCCATAAAAAGCGTTGTTCCGTTGATATGATTGCCAAGTGGAAATCAGCTCTTTCTGTAATTGCTCAGCTTTCAGGACACCATCTGATAAAAGAAGCATATGA GAAAGAATCGGACATCATCCAAAAAATTGTGGAGAATGTAGCAACAAGGGTGTTTACAACAGCATCACACCATGAAAAATTATTCGGGATAGATTCTGCTGTTGAAGAAATATATCAAAAACTAAGCATGGACTGTAATGATGTACGTGCCATTGGCATCTGTGGGATGGGCGGAATTGGGAAAACTACAATTGCCAGAAATTTTTACAACGAAAATTTCAATAAATTTGAGATTAGATGCTTTAATGAAAACTGTAAGCAGTACTCACAAGGAGGTACTTCTCTACTTCCACTCGAGCAACTCTTAAATGATCTTCTCAGAAAGAAGAACTATAAGGTTATGGACATTGAAGGTAAAATAAGAAAATTGAAGCAAATTCTTCATTCTAAGACAGCTCTAATCATTCTTAATGATTTGGACCAAACACAGAGTCCAGAATTGCTCGCAAGTCTTAGCAACTTCTTCTCAGCTGGAAGTAGAATTATAATTACGACAAGAGATGTAAACCTTCTGAATAAATTAAAAGCTGTTATATCAAAAATAGATATATACATGGTGAAGGCACTTGCAAAAGATGATTCATTGAAGCTCTTTAGTTCTCATGCCTTCACAAAGCTTTGTAACTCATGCTGGCGGTCTTCCATTAGCTCTTAA